In a single window of the Nicotiana tomentosiformis chromosome 8, ASM39032v3, whole genome shotgun sequence genome:
- the LOC138897721 gene encoding uncharacterized protein: MRGRAREDGEAKKPQGTGGFSSGHAAATALHDFDVILGMDWLSPYHAILHCHAKTVTLAMLGLPRLEWRGALDYFPSRAVSFIKAQGMVEKGCDAYLAFVRDVSMDTPTVESVPVVRDFLDVFPADILSMLPDRDINFGIDLLPDTQPISIPPYRMALVKLKELKKLLGRSGLF; encoded by the exons ATGCGGGGACGTGCAAGAGAGGACGGGGAGGCCAAGAAGCCTCAAGGTACGGGAGGATTTAGTAGTGGCCATGCTGCAGCTACAGCCCTCCATG actttgatgttatcttgggaatggactggttgtcgccctatcatgctattctgcattgtcacgccaagactgtgacattggctatgctaggtttgccacggttagagtggaggggtgctTTGGATTATTTTCCTAGCAGGGCTGTGTCATTTATAAAGGCTCAggggatggttgagaaggggtgtgatgcttatctagcctttgtgagggatgtcagtaTGGATAcccctaccgttgagtcagttccggtagtgagagacttcctagatgtatttcctgcagatatTTTGAGCATgctgcccgatagggatattaattttggtattgacttgttgccagacactcagcccatttctattccaccatatcgtatggccctagtgaagttgaaggagttaaagaagTTGTTGGGGCGCTCCGGtcttttttga